In the Bacteroidales bacterium genome, one interval contains:
- a CDS encoding T9SS type A sorting domain-containing protein, protein MSGYTIRISNSMGVVVFSQPINQPLFYVDLSTWTGLGMYFVHIIDNLSNTIEVKKIILQ, encoded by the coding sequence ATGTCAGGCTATACAATAAGAATTAGTAATAGCATGGGAGTCGTTGTATTTTCTCAGCCGATTAACCAACCATTATTTTACGTAGATCTCTCTACTTGGACTGGTCTAGGGATGTATTTTGTACATATCATCGATAATCTTAGCAATACAATTGAAGTAAAGAAAATAATTTTACAGTAA